A DNA window from Pseudodesulfovibrio thermohalotolerans contains the following coding sequences:
- the gmhB gene encoding D-glycero-beta-D-manno-heptose 1,7-bisphosphate 7-phosphatase, whose protein sequence is MFKRYVLLDRDGTIIVDKHYLHEPDRVELLPQAAEGLKRMQGMGFGLAVLTNQSGIGRGYYDEDSVRACNQRMVELLAAQGVIIDGVFFCPHEPKAGCDCRKPKPGLMQRAAIELDFDPAQAFMIGDKSADIGLGRKTGATTILVRTGKGAQQEAKCGHRADHVCDDLFAAALFIESRL, encoded by the coding sequence ATGTTCAAACGGTACGTCCTTCTGGACCGTGACGGGACCATCATCGTGGACAAGCACTACCTTCACGAGCCCGACAGGGTGGAACTCCTGCCGCAGGCCGCCGAGGGCCTCAAGCGGATGCAGGGCATGGGCTTCGGCCTGGCCGTGCTGACCAACCAGAGCGGCATCGGGCGTGGGTATTACGACGAAGACTCGGTCCGGGCCTGCAATCAGCGCATGGTCGAACTGCTCGCGGCCCAGGGCGTGATTATCGACGGCGTGTTTTTCTGTCCGCACGAGCCCAAGGCGGGCTGCGACTGTCGCAAGCCCAAGCCCGGCCTCATGCAACGCGCCGCTATCGAACTCGACTTCGATCCCGCGCAGGCATTCATGATCGGCGACAAGTCCGCCGACATCGGACTCGGCCGGAAAACCGGCGCAACCACCATCCTCGTGCGAACCGGAAAAGGCGCGCAGCAGGAAGCCAAATGCGGCCATCGCGCGGACCACGTCTGCGACGATCTTTTCGCCGCCGCATTGTTCATCGAAAGCCGTCTGTAG
- a CDS encoding tetratricopeptide repeat protein → MSTDLIKSRKKLNSVSTLLKKGKYMPAVQAVHDGLILFLKNQVMKNEREEFEDILKRVTYVLNSDKELRKIYPLVISYEPGQERPLLDAMRELLQELQKALNEEVQSDLEALNAQKKAELEKGQTHLDAQEWEKANAIFDQLVRTFSGDSELKADIADRYLNAGRYKEAYAMLDDALKDDPNAIHLYNRIGMVLRKMQDYETAEKYYLKALTLTSDDEYLHYNMGRLYYDWRKWAKMASSANKAVQINPDFAEAVKMLKFAQKKMS, encoded by the coding sequence ATGTCCACCGATCTGATCAAGTCTCGAAAGAAGCTGAACTCCGTCTCCACCCTCCTGAAAAAGGGCAAATACATGCCCGCCGTTCAGGCGGTCCACGACGGGCTCATCCTCTTTCTCAAGAATCAGGTCATGAAAAACGAGCGCGAGGAGTTCGAAGACATCCTCAAACGGGTTACCTACGTGCTCAATTCGGACAAGGAGCTTCGCAAGATATACCCCCTGGTCATCAGCTACGAACCGGGACAGGAACGTCCGCTGCTCGACGCCATGCGCGAGCTTCTGCAGGAGCTGCAAAAGGCACTCAACGAAGAGGTTCAAAGCGATCTGGAGGCACTCAACGCCCAGAAAAAGGCCGAGCTGGAAAAAGGCCAGACACATCTGGACGCCCAGGAATGGGAAAAGGCCAACGCCATCTTCGACCAGCTCGTCCGCACCTTCAGCGGAGATTCGGAGCTCAAGGCGGACATAGCCGACCGCTACCTCAACGCGGGCCGGTACAAAGAAGCCTACGCCATGTTGGACGACGCCCTCAAGGACGACCCCAACGCCATCCACCTCTACAATCGCATCGGCATGGTCCTGCGCAAGATGCAGGACTATGAAACCGCCGAGAAGTACTACCTCAAGGCGCTCACCCTGACCTCCGACGACGAATACCTGCACTACAACATGGGTCGGCTCTACTACGACTGGCGCAAATGGGCCAAAATGGCCAGCTCCGCCAACAAAGCCGTACAAATCAACCCCGACTTCGCCGAAGCCGTGAAAATGCTCAAGTTCGCCCAAAAGAAAATGAGCTGA